The sequence below is a genomic window from Halodesulfovibrio sp. MK-HDV.
AGCTCGTTCGTACCACTGCAAGGACGTCTTACAATCTGCCGTAACGCCGTACCCGTGACGATAAATATAGCCGAGCTCTATTTGAGCCTGACAGTAGCCTTGTTCGGCTGCGGCAATAAACAGGCGGAGTCCTTTTTCCTGATTGCTTTCTGTTCCCAGCCCCCAAAAATAGCATGTGCCAAGGTAATAGAGTGCCTTGGGAGTTCTGTCGCGTGCCAACGACTCAAAAAGAGAAATGGCGAGCTCATACTCTTCAGTGTCATAGGCTAGGAGAGCTTGCTCAAGGGAATAATTTTGGGATGCTTTGGTAAATAGCTTTTTTACGGAAGAAAACACAGGCGCTCCAGTCAGTCATGAATAGTGTACGAATCAGTAAGGTGTATATTTGCATTACATTGCAATGCGCGCGGGTACAAGTTTGAAACACGGTTATGAACAAATTGTACGCGTTGCCTTGTTCCATACTATTTAAAAAATAAAAAGTAGCGAATCAAAGGTGGATATGTTTTTGGGCAAATGGAATTTTGTTAGAAGATATTGCGGAAAAAGTGTTTCGTACTACGACATCCAGAGGATTAAAAAAATACTTATCTACACAAATATATGTATGAAAGTAGACTTAAACATGTAGGTATAAAGAGACTCAATTCTAAGTTTTTATTGATGCGAAAACATCAAACCATGTATAAACCAAGTGCAGGAAAAAGATTTTTGTCTAGACCATATGTTCTGCTTGTAGGCGAAACGTATGAGAATAATTTTATTAGTTATGCCTAGAGAAAATGAATAAGAATTTCCATTCTGCATGAACTGAGAGTTTAGCCATTCTCATTCATATATGGAGCTCACCGCAGAGGCATGTAATTTCTTCGTTAGCCACGAAAAATTGTATGAAGCCACCTCAGCAACAAGAGCTTCACCCTCGGCTGCATATTTTTTTACCTATGGGTACAAAAAATTGAACGGCCACTGACTTTGGAATTTAGTGAACTTAAGAAGGAAAATTTATTATGAAACGTATTATCGTTCTCGCACTTGCTGCTTGCATGGTGCTTGGTGCTGCTTTAGGCGCATCTGCTGCTGAATTTAAGGCTTCCGGTTACCTTTACGCTGGTTACGACTACCTTAACGTAGACGAACAGGGCAAAGTTAACGATTTCTCCCAGCGCTTCCGTTCCCAGATCGACATCATCGCATCTGAAGCTCTTTCCGGTACTGTATTCTTCGAAATCGACCAGGACTGGGGTTACACCAAAGCTGGTAACGTTGGCGGCGGTTCCGGTGGTCGTATTGGCGCTGACGGCGTTAACATCGAAACTAAACGTGCTTACATGACTTTCATGGTTCCTTCCACTACCGTTCAGGTACGTGCTGGTATCCAGGGTCTCGCACTTCCAGGTGCTGTTGCTGGTTCCCCAATCATCAACGACGACGTTGCAGCTATCGTAGCTAGCACTTCTTACGACAACGTTGGCGTAACAGCTTTCTTTGCTCGTCCATACGCTGGTTCTAAAGACAAGTTCCAGAATGCTGGTACTATTGGCGACCTCTTCGGTGCTATCGTTTCCGCTGATTTCGACGTAGTAACTGTTTCTCCTTACTTCATGTTCTCCAACAACGGCGAGAACTCTGCACTTGGTTACGACAATCTTGCTGGTACTGCTGGTAAAGAAGCTCAGTGGATCGGTGTTGCTGTAGAAGCTGCTCCAATCGAAAACCTTACCCTTACATTCGACGGTATCTACGGTAAAGTTGATACCCTCGACGCAGGTTACTTCGTAGCAGCTAAAGCTGCTTACGCAATGGATTTCGCAGTTCCTGCAATCCTCGCATGGTACGGTTCTGGCCTCGACGACGATGGTGACAACTTGTTCCCAGTAATCAACGGTGGTCTTAACTTCGTTCCTACTACTCTCGTAGGTTTCGG
It includes:
- a CDS encoding outer membrane homotrimeric porin; translated protein: MKRIIVLALAACMVLGAALGASAAEFKASGYLYAGYDYLNVDEQGKVNDFSQRFRSQIDIIASEALSGTVFFEIDQDWGYTKAGNVGGGSGGRIGADGVNIETKRAYMTFMVPSTTVQVRAGIQGLALPGAVAGSPIINDDVAAIVASTSYDNVGVTAFFARPYAGSKDKFQNAGTIGDLFGAIVSADFDVVTVSPYFMFSNNGENSALGYDNLAGTAGKEAQWIGVAVEAAPIENLTLTFDGIYGKVDTLDAGYFVAAKAAYAMDFAVPAILAWYGSGLDDDGDNLFPVINGGLNFVPTTLVGFGAAATSEDALFGSAAGKWGVSLQASEMSFIEKVSHTFRATYIQGTNDDDFASVASLSDWTTDDKAYEFDFVTTYAMYDNLDLIVDLAYVVTDLDDAAPSTDDVFKAAIGAKYNF